A window of the Sandaracinaceae bacterium genome harbors these coding sequences:
- a CDS encoding WD40 repeat domain-containing protein yields MTEHRSLRARQAAVCSSLNPSAFAPKFVPLVLFALLAPSALPGCGGSGGGAPDAGGTDASVDGASTPDDASLPDGASMSDTSLADAGSAVAVTLTGVPHMGSVVLSWGDTGAARYDLYYAFEPGCDIADIAACGGALVSGVSAPYTLAGLPNGRNVWVRVASVAGDVALSNEVGVRPDQWTLPEDGYSDVRAFARDEDGTVYLGGSFAQLGVHTGGGAPLTLEDTRPTTYASVEGTVYAVVPDGTGGWFVGGTFTVVDDQARTHVAHVRADGTLDAFAPVLDGAVLALALAGDTLYLGGEFTSVDGAPRARLAAFGLDGQLQPWAPAANGAVRALAVRGDLVYVGGEFSQLGGQWRANLGAVDTAGVVDAWDPSPDDHVHCIALTDAATYVGGAFRAIGGGTFAGVRRYAASFDLDGDLTSWNPDANGAVHAMVATEDALYLGGAFVGLHATALVPAARAHVAAIRFDGTILPFDPGTDGPVFALTVSPDGLVIGGSFANVGGEARTRLAAFDLDGALRPWEPSPNGTVTALASGAASIYVGGGFSAVHAESRQYIAAIRADGTLSPWAPLLDGVVRAIERVGDVFYLGGDFTSVGGTTRLRLAAVTRDGALTDWDPSADGTVNVIAAGGDTLYVGGTFTTLHGNVRNRIGAVSADGDVTAWNPMLDSGNVWTIVVDEPTVYFGGEFGFVSGQARNDLAAVDTDGAVTAWNPNPNGRVARMARRGDTLYLGGAFSTFGGGIPRARLAAVSTDGTVLAWDPAADNQVYGLGLAEDGTLYVGGFFSMLAGEPHAYVAGIEAAGAPLAWGPVLDGPAYVFLPVGEELWIGGGFGFVGGRHIRGLAVVER; encoded by the coding sequence ATGACCGAACACCGCTCTCTGCGTGCGCGGCAAGCCGCCGTGTGCTCCTCCCTGAACCCGTCCGCATTCGCGCCCAAGTTCGTGCCGCTCGTGCTCTTCGCGCTGCTCGCGCCGTCTGCGCTGCCAGGCTGCGGCGGCAGTGGCGGTGGCGCACCCGACGCAGGCGGCACGGATGCCTCCGTCGATGGCGCGTCCACACCGGACGACGCGTCGCTTCCGGATGGCGCGTCGATGTCCGACACGTCGCTCGCGGACGCGGGCTCCGCCGTCGCTGTCACGCTGACTGGCGTGCCGCACATGGGCTCCGTGGTGCTCTCGTGGGGCGACACCGGGGCGGCGCGCTACGACCTGTACTACGCCTTCGAGCCCGGCTGCGACATCGCGGACATCGCCGCGTGCGGTGGGGCCCTGGTGTCGGGCGTCAGCGCGCCCTACACGCTGGCGGGGCTCCCGAACGGCCGCAACGTGTGGGTGCGCGTCGCCTCGGTGGCGGGAGACGTGGCGCTCTCGAATGAGGTCGGTGTGCGCCCCGATCAGTGGACGCTGCCAGAGGACGGCTACAGCGACGTGCGCGCCTTTGCGCGCGACGAGGACGGCACGGTGTACCTGGGCGGCAGCTTTGCGCAGCTGGGGGTGCACACCGGTGGGGGCGCGCCGCTGACCCTCGAGGACACGCGCCCGACCACCTACGCGAGCGTGGAGGGGACCGTGTACGCGGTCGTCCCGGACGGCACGGGCGGCTGGTTCGTGGGCGGCACGTTCACGGTGGTGGACGACCAAGCGCGCACGCACGTCGCGCACGTGCGCGCCGACGGCACCCTGGACGCGTTCGCGCCCGTTTTGGACGGCGCGGTGCTCGCGCTGGCGCTCGCGGGCGACACGCTCTACCTCGGCGGCGAGTTCACCAGCGTGGACGGTGCACCCCGCGCGCGTCTCGCGGCTTTCGGCCTGGATGGCCAGCTGCAGCCCTGGGCGCCTGCAGCGAACGGCGCCGTGCGCGCGCTCGCGGTGCGGGGCGACCTCGTGTACGTCGGCGGCGAGTTCTCGCAGCTGGGCGGCCAGTGGCGCGCGAACCTCGGGGCCGTGGACACCGCGGGCGTCGTGGACGCGTGGGACCCGAGCCCCGACGACCACGTCCACTGCATCGCCCTCACCGACGCCGCCACCTATGTGGGCGGGGCGTTTCGCGCCATCGGGGGCGGAACGTTCGCGGGCGTGCGGCGCTACGCCGCCTCCTTCGACCTGGACGGTGACCTGACCAGCTGGAACCCAGACGCGAACGGCGCGGTGCACGCCATGGTGGCGACGGAAGACGCGCTCTACCTGGGAGGAGCATTCGTGGGCCTACACGCGACCGCGCTCGTCCCCGCGGCCCGCGCGCACGTCGCGGCGATTCGCTTCGACGGGACCATCCTCCCGTTCGACCCGGGCACCGACGGGCCCGTGTTCGCGCTCACCGTGTCGCCAGATGGACTGGTCATCGGTGGGAGCTTCGCGAACGTTGGTGGGGAGGCACGCACGCGCCTCGCCGCGTTCGACCTGGACGGCGCGCTACGCCCCTGGGAGCCGTCTCCCAACGGGACGGTGACGGCGCTCGCCAGCGGCGCCGCCAGCATCTATGTGGGAGGCGGTTTCTCGGCCGTACACGCGGAGTCGCGCCAATACATCGCGGCCATCCGTGCGGACGGAACGTTGTCACCGTGGGCGCCGCTCCTCGACGGCGTGGTGCGCGCCATCGAGCGCGTGGGCGACGTCTTCTATCTGGGCGGCGACTTCACGTCGGTCGGGGGCACCACGCGCCTGCGGCTCGCGGCCGTGACGCGCGATGGCGCGCTCACGGACTGGGACCCGTCTGCGGATGGCACGGTCAACGTCATCGCGGCGGGGGGAGACACGCTGTACGTGGGTGGGACCTTCACCACCCTCCACGGGAACGTGCGCAACCGCATCGGGGCCGTCAGCGCTGACGGGGACGTCACGGCTTGGAACCCCATGCTCGACAGCGGCAATGTGTGGACCATCGTGGTGGACGAACCGACCGTGTACTTCGGCGGGGAGTTCGGCTTCGTGTCGGGTCAGGCACGGAACGACCTGGCTGCGGTCGACACGGATGGTGCAGTCACGGCTTGGAACCCGAACCCCAACGGCCGCGTGGCCAGGATGGCGCGACGCGGTGACACCCTCTATCTGGGCGGCGCGTTCAGCACGTTCGGGGGAGGCATCCCGCGGGCGCGTCTCGCAGCGGTCTCCACGGACGGCACCGTGCTCGCTTGGGACCCTGCGGCGGACAACCAGGTCTATGGCCTCGGACTGGCCGAGGACGGGACCCTCTACGTGGGGGGATTCTTCTCCATGCTCGCCGGGGAGCCTCATGCCTACGTCGCCGGCATCGAGGCCGCGGGGGCGCCGCTCGCGTGGGGTCCTGTGCTGGATGGTCCGGCCTACGTCTTCCTTCCGGTGGGCGAGGAGCTGTGGATCGGCGGCGGGTTCGGCTTCGTGGGGGGACGCCACATCCGCGGCCTGGCCGTGGTGGAGCGCTGA
- a CDS encoding DUF3336 domain-containing protein: MSNPPLAQASRSLVRRSPQRALSKRLQQATDYRSWLETAQQLDHHTGMDAWRQREPSHLYDHREIRQRHDQLRTAIDAGDVHGVLYALNEGIHGNMGGIGRATLYAQAKSGTKALVDDYVNVIVEALRCVAAASPREIPLVEKVDFFRRASHCYGRSALMLSGGGGVIYFHHGVVQTLVHERLLPNVLSGASAGSWLCAQIGTRTDEELERGHFEDFRYDLPTHLSPFRVLAGLEKEVTPQVVKQMAIDSFCNDMTFQEAYEHTGRYINVSIAPVERHQASRLLNAITSPNVYIRSAIDASASIPGVVPPVTLYAKGADGKPKPYLPSRKWVDGSFAQDLPAKRLARLFGINHYIVSLINPVAVPFVDDPKVRRRRRVSDTFKKLGRSLASDTLLTLEDVGSSLGLPFLSPAILMAHGLLDQDYTGDINIILNKRDFRWMNVLFDYDGEDEIKRLIDAGQRSTWPRLAQIRNATVIARTLDEILEELDLRELGQLPKGVRHITAAT; this comes from the coding sequence GTGTCGAATCCCCCCCTCGCCCAAGCATCGCGCAGCCTCGTGCGGCGCAGCCCCCAACGTGCGCTCAGCAAGCGACTCCAACAGGCCACCGACTACCGCTCGTGGCTCGAGACCGCCCAGCAGCTCGACCACCACACCGGCATGGACGCCTGGCGTCAGCGCGAGCCGAGCCACCTGTACGACCACCGTGAGATCCGCCAGCGCCACGACCAGCTCCGCACCGCCATCGACGCGGGCGACGTACACGGCGTGCTCTACGCCCTGAACGAGGGTATCCACGGCAACATGGGGGGCATCGGTCGCGCCACCCTCTACGCGCAGGCCAAGTCGGGCACCAAGGCCCTGGTCGACGACTACGTCAACGTCATCGTCGAGGCCCTGCGCTGCGTCGCCGCCGCGAGCCCGCGCGAGATCCCGCTGGTCGAGAAGGTCGACTTCTTTCGACGGGCCAGCCACTGCTACGGGCGCTCCGCGCTGATGCTCAGCGGGGGCGGCGGCGTCATCTACTTCCATCACGGCGTGGTGCAGACCCTCGTCCACGAGCGCCTGTTGCCCAACGTCCTCTCGGGCGCGAGCGCGGGCTCGTGGCTGTGCGCGCAGATCGGCACGCGCACCGACGAGGAGCTCGAGCGAGGGCACTTCGAGGACTTCCGCTACGACCTGCCGACGCACCTGAGCCCGTTCCGCGTGCTGGCCGGCCTCGAGAAGGAGGTCACGCCCCAGGTGGTCAAGCAGATGGCCATCGACAGCTTCTGCAACGACATGACGTTCCAAGAGGCCTACGAGCACACCGGCCGCTACATCAACGTCTCCATCGCGCCGGTGGAGCGTCATCAAGCCTCGCGCCTGCTCAACGCCATCACCTCGCCCAACGTCTACATCCGCTCGGCCATCGACGCCTCGGCCAGCATCCCGGGCGTGGTGCCCCCCGTGACCCTCTACGCCAAGGGCGCCGACGGCAAGCCCAAGCCCTACCTGCCCTCGCGCAAGTGGGTGGACGGGTCCTTCGCGCAGGACCTGCCGGCCAAGCGCCTCGCGCGTCTGTTCGGCATCAACCACTACATCGTCAGCCTCATCAACCCCGTGGCCGTGCCCTTCGTGGACGACCCAAAGGTCCGGCGTCGGCGGCGCGTGTCCGACACCTTCAAGAAGCTGGGACGCAGCTTGGCCAGCGACACTCTGCTCACGCTGGAGGACGTCGGGAGCAGCCTCGGCCTGCCGTTCCTGAGCCCGGCCATCCTCATGGCGCACGGCCTCTTGGACCAGGACTACACCGGCGACATCAACATCATCCTCAACAAGCGCGACTTCCGCTGGATGAACGTGCTGTTCGACTACGACGGCGAAGACGAGATCAAGCGCTTGATCGACGCGGGCCAGCGCAGCACCTGGCCGCGCTTGGCGCAGATCCGCAACGCCACCGTCATCGCGCGCACGCTCGACGAGATCCTCGAGGAGCTCGACCTGCGCGAGCTGGGTCAGCTTCCAAAGGGTGTCCGACACATCACGGCCGCGACCTAG
- a CDS encoding sigma-70 family RNA polymerase sigma factor — MTAITHALSSTRMKRPSQDLVALEGLYRRHHAMVRRLVERFGVEDAWVDDVTHDVFLEISRAEPELRPPARERAWVAGVTRNLVLRHRRNLFRHIRRVHAVAAEHPTVSHGEQGRSDAARDLHVLLDQLSEEQRTVFVLSELEEWTAPEIAAALGIKLPTVYSRLHAAREALTRALSRVRARERGTA, encoded by the coding sequence ATGACCGCCATCACCCACGCGTTGTCGTCCACCCGCATGAAGCGCCCGTCGCAGGATCTCGTCGCGCTCGAAGGCCTCTACCGCCGTCATCACGCGATGGTGCGGCGGCTGGTGGAGCGCTTTGGTGTGGAGGACGCGTGGGTGGACGACGTGACGCACGACGTGTTCCTCGAGATCTCCCGCGCCGAGCCCGAGCTGCGGCCCCCGGCCCGCGAGCGCGCGTGGGTGGCGGGGGTCACGCGCAACCTGGTGCTGCGGCATCGGCGCAACCTCTTCCGGCACATCCGCCGCGTGCACGCCGTGGCCGCCGAGCACCCCACGGTGAGCCACGGCGAGCAGGGGCGGAGCGATGCCGCGCGTGACCTGCACGTGTTGCTCGACCAGCTGAGCGAGGAGCAGCGCACGGTGTTCGTGCTGTCGGAGCTCGAGGAGTGGACCGCGCCCGAGATCGCGGCCGCGCTGGGCATCAAGCTGCCCACGGTGTACTCGCGTCTGCATGCCGCGCGCGAGGCGCTGACCCGGGCACTCTCACGGGTGCGTGCGCGCGAGAGGGGGACCGCATGA
- a CDS encoding PD40 domain-containing protein, whose product MRAGGVGRLVGLLVFTAVAAGCGEPSGTPDAGMGPDGDTPDLSVVQDGALPDAADSPDMDTLDSGAGPDADGADASAATDASTPDDAGGPDTGTATDIGTSDTGPQDTDMGPPENLPPALDVIADTGNVAGYPIPPFTVGVYDDSGDATLVTLTAWSSNTTFLPDANIVLSPITGNMGGRAAFDVTLTPATNGVGEADVTIEATDPEGLSSQRVFHVSVTDTPANDVTLLSQNDQTPPGSANGTSSQPSASGDGRFVVYTSTASDIAGGMPSAGDLYVRDRMLGTTTRLGIVGRSGGARITPSGRYVVFASTANALVSGDLNLVTDVFVFDRLTGTYDLVSQATDGTRADGPSSEDPSYVGAPFRRPAISDDGRYVVFASAATNLVPGDTNGVTDVFVRDRVASTTTRVSVSSASVQADGACGEVAISGDGAVVAFDSVAQNLIDGAPESDTHADVYLSVAGVTTRVSSAYAGGAGNGASTAPSLSSNGRYVAFSSAATNLLPMVELFGKTDIYVLDRTLTATTRVNLDLDPTASQGHCYAPVISANGQRVAFASDGYLTGANNGQVNGYLYDLGAGTLLFLGRSLVGGAPNGGTGYGVALSADGSLALFQSAASNLYPGDQNGSIDVFAQALP is encoded by the coding sequence ATGCGCGCAGGTGGCGTTGGAAGACTGGTGGGGTTGTTGGTGTTCACGGCCGTGGCGGCGGGCTGCGGCGAACCGAGCGGGACGCCAGACGCGGGGATGGGGCCCGACGGGGACACGCCCGACCTGAGCGTGGTCCAAGACGGGGCGCTCCCGGACGCGGCCGACTCCCCCGATATGGACACCCTGGACAGCGGCGCGGGCCCCGACGCGGACGGCGCCGACGCGAGCGCCGCCACCGACGCCAGCACACCCGACGACGCCGGTGGCCCAGACACGGGCACTGCGACGGACATCGGCACGTCGGATACGGGGCCCCAAGACACCGACATGGGCCCGCCCGAGAACCTGCCGCCCGCGCTCGACGTCATCGCGGACACCGGCAACGTCGCGGGCTACCCCATCCCTCCGTTCACCGTGGGCGTCTACGACGACAGCGGCGATGCCACCCTGGTCACGCTGACGGCGTGGTCCTCGAACACCACGTTCCTGCCCGACGCGAACATCGTGCTCAGCCCCATCACGGGCAACATGGGCGGCCGCGCGGCCTTCGACGTCACGCTCACCCCCGCCACCAACGGCGTGGGCGAGGCCGACGTCACCATCGAGGCCACCGACCCGGAGGGTCTCAGCAGCCAGCGCGTGTTCCACGTGTCCGTCACGGACACCCCCGCGAACGACGTCACCCTGCTCAGCCAGAACGACCAGACGCCCCCGGGCTCCGCCAACGGCACCAGCTCACAGCCCAGCGCCAGCGGCGACGGACGCTTCGTGGTCTACACCAGCACGGCCAGCGACATCGCCGGCGGCATGCCGTCCGCCGGGGACCTCTACGTGCGCGACCGCATGCTGGGCACCACCACGCGCCTCGGCATCGTCGGGCGCAGCGGCGGCGCGCGTATCACCCCGAGCGGGCGCTACGTCGTCTTCGCAAGCACCGCCAACGCGCTGGTCAGCGGCGACCTCAACTTGGTCACCGACGTGTTCGTCTTCGACCGCCTGACGGGCACGTACGACCTCGTCAGCCAGGCCACCGACGGAACGCGCGCCGACGGGCCCAGCTCGGAAGACCCCAGCTACGTGGGCGCTCCGTTTCGCCGCCCCGCCATCAGCGACGACGGGCGCTACGTGGTGTTCGCGAGCGCCGCGACCAACCTGGTCCCTGGCGACACCAACGGCGTGACCGACGTCTTCGTGCGGGACCGCGTGGCCAGCACCACCACGCGCGTCAGCGTCAGCAGCGCGTCCGTGCAGGCGGACGGCGCGTGCGGCGAGGTGGCCATCAGCGGCGACGGCGCGGTGGTGGCCTTCGACTCCGTGGCGCAGAACCTGATCGATGGCGCGCCCGAGAGCGACACGCACGCAGACGTCTACTTGTCCGTGGCGGGCGTGACGACACGCGTCAGCTCGGCGTACGCCGGAGGCGCGGGCAACGGCGCCAGCACCGCGCCCAGCCTGAGCAGCAACGGCCGCTACGTCGCGTTTTCGTCCGCGGCCACCAACCTGCTCCCCATGGTGGAGCTGTTCGGGAAGACCGACATCTACGTGCTGGACCGCACCCTGACCGCCACGACGCGCGTGAACCTCGACCTCGACCCCACGGCGTCCCAAGGCCACTGCTACGCCCCAGTCATCAGCGCCAACGGCCAGCGCGTGGCCTTCGCGAGCGACGGCTACCTCACCGGCGCCAACAACGGCCAGGTCAACGGCTACCTCTACGACCTCGGCGCGGGCACCCTTCTCTTCCTGGGCCGCAGCCTCGTCGGCGGGGCCCCCAACGGAGGCACGGGCTATGGCGTCGCCCTCTCCGCCGACGGCAGCCTCGCCCTGTTCCAGTCCGCCGCGTCCAACCTCTACCCTGGCGACCAGAACGGGAGCATCGACGTGTTCGCGCAAGCCCTGCCGTGA
- a CDS encoding tetratricopeptide repeat protein: MSSRMGWWASVLALVLLVPCEFARAQQPASEEEARALFVAGRVAFDEGRFEDAHEYFTRSYELSHRPELLYNIGTCADRLGHQEEALEVFREYVAQSPESPKRAQVEARIAVLEQQVAERRALEARAGQVPTPEQAARMAEQRDGPPGADLSREDERGSNTGLIVGLAVGGAVVVAAVVVMSVVLSGREGAPQYGVRGDSGNVILTLRSAP, translated from the coding sequence ATGTCGAGTCGGATGGGTTGGTGGGCCTCGGTTCTAGCCTTGGTGCTCTTGGTCCCGTGTGAGTTCGCGCGTGCGCAACAGCCCGCGTCCGAAGAGGAAGCGCGCGCCTTGTTCGTGGCGGGCCGCGTCGCCTTCGACGAGGGGCGCTTCGAGGACGCACACGAGTACTTCACCCGCTCGTACGAGCTCAGCCACCGACCCGAGCTGCTGTACAACATCGGCACCTGCGCCGACCGCCTGGGCCACCAGGAGGAGGCGCTCGAGGTGTTCCGCGAGTACGTGGCGCAGAGCCCCGAGTCTCCCAAGCGGGCGCAGGTGGAGGCGCGCATCGCCGTGCTCGAGCAGCAGGTCGCCGAGCGCCGGGCCCTCGAGGCGCGCGCGGGGCAGGTGCCCACGCCCGAGCAGGCGGCGCGCATGGCCGAGCAGCGAGACGGACCGCCGGGAGCAGATCTCAGCCGCGAGGACGAGCGCGGCTCGAACACCGGGCTGATCGTCGGCTTGGCGGTCGGTGGCGCGGTCGTCGTGGCTGCGGTCGTCGTCATGAGCGTGGTGCTCTCGGGTCGCGAAGGCGCCCCGCAGTACGGCGTGCGCGGCGACAGCGGCAACGTCATCCTCACGCTGCGGAGCGCGCCGTGA